In the Paenibacillus sp. FSL H7-0357 genome, one interval contains:
- a CDS encoding glycogen/starch/alpha-glucan phosphorylase, translated as MFNDKETFKQAFREALIRKLGKPLEEASNADVYNIIGNMIRENAGKNWADTNQKYKVDKEKQVYYFSMEFLIGRLLGNNLLNMGVLEVVREGLAELGFCLQDIEEEEADAGLGNGGLGRLAACFMDSLASLQYAGHGCGIRYKYGLFEQKIVDGYQVELPDYWLQNDNVWELRREDKQVEVRFWGHVETREENGELAFEHKDYEAVRAVPYDIPIIGADRKHVNTLRNWSAESINPSSRITGSLAGTDYHKFLEYKRSVESISEFLYPDDSQYEGKLLRLKQQYFLCSAGLQSILRTYSKTGLPIELLPDKVALHINDTHPTLVIPELMRILMDEHGISWNQAWSMTTRMVSYTNHTILSEALEKWPMGMVRELLPRIFLIIEEINARFCGELMSKYPGDQDRINQMAIIHDDQVRMAHLAIVASHSVNGVAALHTEILQKREMRLFNEMYPHRFNNKTNGITHRRWLLHANPELAGLINDSIGTRWIHHPQEMIGLIKYCEDASFQEQVAGIKRRNKQRLAEYIGKKHGVQVDPDSIFDVQVKRLHAYKRQLLNILHIMHMYNQLKDNPSMDMVPRTFIFGAKAAPSYHLAKRIIKLINTVADVVNKDPDIKGKIRIFFLENYSVSLAEKIIPAADVSEQISTASKEASGTGNMKFMMNGALTIGTMDGANVEMHEMLGDNNMFLFGLRAEQVLDYYQYGGYHSRDIYNGDGRVKEVLDQLITPGPICCHTQEFDSLYQSLLDNNDEFFVLKDFAGYVETHVKIDLAYRNQKEWLKKSIINIGHSGKFSSDNTISRYASEIWNISPVRQ; from the coding sequence TTGTTCAACGATAAAGAAACCTTTAAACAAGCGTTCCGCGAGGCACTCATCAGGAAATTGGGCAAGCCGCTTGAAGAAGCTTCGAATGCTGATGTGTATAACATCATCGGCAATATGATCCGTGAGAATGCAGGCAAAAACTGGGCAGATACCAACCAGAAGTATAAGGTTGATAAGGAAAAGCAGGTCTACTATTTTTCCATGGAATTTCTGATTGGCAGGCTTCTGGGCAATAATCTGCTCAACATGGGCGTGCTGGAGGTAGTACGCGAAGGACTTGCAGAACTGGGCTTTTGTCTTCAGGATATTGAAGAGGAAGAAGCAGATGCAGGCCTAGGTAACGGAGGTCTGGGGCGTTTGGCCGCCTGCTTCATGGATTCGCTGGCCTCCCTGCAGTATGCAGGGCATGGCTGCGGCATCCGTTATAAATACGGCCTGTTTGAGCAAAAGATTGTTGACGGATATCAGGTGGAGCTGCCCGATTATTGGCTGCAGAACGATAATGTGTGGGAATTGCGCCGGGAAGACAAGCAGGTGGAAGTGCGGTTCTGGGGACATGTGGAGACCCGTGAGGAGAACGGTGAACTGGCCTTCGAGCATAAGGATTATGAAGCGGTGCGGGCGGTTCCTTATGATATTCCGATTATTGGCGCGGACCGCAAGCATGTGAATACACTGCGGAACTGGAGTGCCGAATCGATCAATCCGTCTTCGAGAATAACCGGCTCCCTGGCTGGAACGGATTATCACAAGTTTCTGGAATACAAACGTTCGGTGGAATCGATTTCGGAATTCCTGTACCCGGATGATTCACAGTATGAAGGCAAGCTGCTCCGTTTGAAGCAGCAGTATTTCTTGTGCAGCGCAGGTCTGCAGAGCATTCTGCGGACGTACAGCAAGACGGGCCTGCCGATTGAACTGCTCCCAGACAAAGTGGCTCTGCACATCAATGATACGCATCCAACGCTGGTTATCCCTGAGCTGATGCGGATTCTGATGGATGAACACGGCATCAGCTGGAATCAGGCCTGGAGCATGACGACACGGATGGTGTCTTATACCAACCATACCATTCTCAGCGAGGCGCTGGAGAAATGGCCGATGGGGATGGTCCGGGAGCTGCTGCCGCGTATTTTCCTCATTATTGAGGAAATCAATGCCCGGTTCTGCGGCGAGCTGATGAGCAAATATCCCGGCGATCAGGACCGGATCAATCAGATGGCAATTATTCATGATGATCAGGTGCGGATGGCCCATCTGGCAATAGTAGCCAGCCATAGCGTGAATGGAGTGGCTGCGCTGCATACGGAGATTTTGCAGAAACGCGAGATGCGGCTGTTCAATGAGATGTATCCGCACCGTTTCAATAACAAGACGAACGGCATCACGCACCGCCGCTGGCTGCTGCATGCCAATCCCGAGCTGGCCGGACTGATCAATGATTCCATTGGCACACGCTGGATTCACCATCCGCAGGAGATGATCGGGCTAATTAAATATTGTGAGGATGCTTCATTCCAGGAGCAGGTGGCCGGCATCAAACGCCGCAACAAGCAGCGCCTGGCGGAATACATCGGCAAGAAGCATGGAGTGCAGGTAGACCCGGATTCCATCTTCGATGTACAGGTCAAACGGCTGCATGCCTACAAACGCCAGCTGCTGAACATTCTGCATATTATGCATATGTACAATCAGCTTAAAGACAATCCATCTATGGACATGGTGCCGCGCACCTTTATATTCGGGGCCAAGGCCGCACCCAGCTATCATTTGGCCAAACGGATTATTAAACTGATTAATACTGTGGCTGATGTCGTCAACAAGGACCCGGATATCAAAGGCAAGATCCGCATTTTTTTCCTGGAGAATTATTCGGTCTCTTTGGCGGAGAAGATTATTCCCGCTGCTGATGTAAGCGAACAAATCTCTACAGCAAGCAAGGAGGCTTCCGGCACCGGCAACATGAAGTTTATGATGAACGGTGCGCTGACCATCGGCACGATGGACGGGGCCAACGTGGAAATGCACGAAATGCTGGGTGACAACAACATGTTCCTGTTCGGACTGCGGGCAGAGCAGGTGCTGGATTACTACCAGTATGGGGGCTATCATTCCCGTGATATCTATAATGGCGATGGACGAGTCAAGGAAGTGCTGGATCAGCTCATCACACCGGGGCCAATCTGCTGCCATACCCAGGAGTTCGATTCGCTCTATCAGTCACTGCTCGACAATAATGATGAATTTTTTGTGCTTAAGGATTTTGCCGGCTATGTGGAGACCCATGTCAAAATCGATCTCGCCTACCGCAACCAGAAGGAATGGCTGAAAAAGTCGATTATCAACATCGGCCACTCCGGCAAATTTTCCAGTGACAACACGATCAGCCGCTACGCCTCCGAAATCTGGAATATTAGTCCGGTCCGGCAGTAA
- a CDS encoding GAF domain-containing protein, with protein MFQAMPYDGTRSERFEAVLSQLGALMEGEPNAVANLANASALLKFSLPDTNWAGFYLFDGKELVLGPFQGLPACIRIPLGRGVCGTAASERRTLVVDDVHAFPGHIACDAASNSEIVVPLIKEGRLLGVLDIDSPLKHRFDDEERRFLERFAAMVSDVI; from the coding sequence ATGTTTCAGGCTATGCCCTACGACGGAACGCGCAGCGAGCGCTTTGAAGCGGTTCTATCCCAGCTGGGAGCGCTGATGGAAGGGGAGCCAAATGCCGTTGCCAATCTGGCGAATGCCTCGGCACTGCTTAAGTTCTCTCTACCGGATACCAATTGGGCCGGTTTCTATTTATTTGACGGCAAGGAGCTTGTGCTTGGACCCTTTCAGGGACTGCCTGCCTGTATCCGTATCCCACTGGGCCGCGGAGTTTGCGGAACGGCCGCAAGCGAACGCCGGACGCTCGTCGTGGATGATGTTCATGCCTTCCCGGGACATATTGCCTGTGATGCCGCTTCGAACAGCGAAATTGTCGTGCCGCTGATTAAGGAGGGCCGGCTGCTGGGTGTGCTGGATATCGACAGCCCGCTCAAGCACCGCTTCGATGATGAGGAACGCCGCTTCCTGGAGCGGTTCGCGGCTATGGTTTCGGACGTAATCTAA
- a CDS encoding GNAT family N-acetyltransferase — translation MSGERVELRVMTEDHAAALYDLWCHPEVAPWLDMPPLSSAADAEHLIGLLRQMAREEESLRWSIIGPEGDVIGSCGYNYWQLPGAYRGEIGCELSPSHWGQGYMQEALELVLDFGFGTMGLNRIEVLCHPDNVRAQRLFSALGFRKEGLLREYRHTSSGFQDVILYALLRSEARR, via the coding sequence TTGAGCGGAGAAAGAGTGGAACTGCGTGTCATGACCGAAGATCATGCCGCCGCATTATATGACCTCTGGTGTCATCCTGAGGTGGCGCCCTGGCTGGACATGCCCCCTCTGTCTTCGGCTGCTGATGCAGAGCATTTGATTGGATTACTGCGGCAAATGGCGCGGGAAGAAGAGAGTCTGCGCTGGAGCATCATAGGACCGGAGGGGGACGTAATCGGCAGCTGCGGCTATAACTACTGGCAGCTGCCGGGAGCGTACCGGGGGGAAATCGGCTGTGAGCTGTCACCGTCCCATTGGGGGCAGGGATATATGCAGGAAGCGCTGGAGCTTGTACTGGATTTCGGCTTCGGCACCATGGGGCTGAACCGGATTGAAGTATTATGCCATCCGGACAATGTCCGGGCGCAAAGGCTGTTTTCAGCACTGGGCTTCCGTAAGGAAGGACTGTTGCGGGAATACCGTCATACGTCCTCTGGCTTTCAGGACGTTATTCTGTATGCGCTGCTGCGCAGTGAGGCTAGACGCTAA
- a CDS encoding MDR family MFS transporter: MKSPGETERKLILIGVLLATFLAAIEGTVTGPAGPAIVGDFQGMQWLSWIFTAYLLAMAVTTPIFGKLSDLIGRKPVFIGGAVVFLLGSLLCGISQSMEQLIIFRGIQGIGAGALIPMTFTIIGDIYSIKERAKTQGLLSSVWGISSLVGPLLGGYVVDYLSWRWVFVFNLPFGLLSIIFISRYLKEERVRRKTKIDVAGVLLFAAGMGALLFGLTTGGQNLPWTSPLLLAILGAAILLLVVFLFVEHRAPEPMLPLTLFSVRNIAVSTGANLLVSTLIIGLSTYVPLWVQGVFGKSAALSGLLLAPMSVGWMLGSIAGGRMILRSGSRRTGMLGLLLISIGAIGLAFMNGDSSQLLLLCLMLFCGVGFGYASTVFTIIAQSSVEHEQRGASTALNTFTRSLGQTVGVAIFGSWLNLTVDRRLAEQPGSAVTGDDINTLLNPHGGSTLTGEAWSSLHGALEGGLHSLFIVMAVFAVLSLIISSGLRSGVPSIAEENPALKKA, translated from the coding sequence TTGAAGTCTCCAGGAGAAACAGAACGCAAGCTCATTTTGATAGGGGTGCTGCTGGCTACATTTTTGGCAGCAATTGAAGGAACAGTAACCGGGCCTGCCGGACCGGCGATTGTTGGAGATTTCCAGGGGATGCAGTGGCTGAGCTGGATATTTACCGCCTATCTGCTGGCCATGGCGGTCACGACCCCGATATTTGGCAAGCTGAGCGATCTGATTGGCCGCAAGCCTGTGTTCATCGGTGGAGCTGTGGTGTTCTTGCTCGGCTCGCTGCTGTGCGGCATATCGCAGAGCATGGAACAGCTTATTATATTCCGCGGCATCCAAGGAATCGGAGCGGGAGCACTGATTCCGATGACCTTTACGATAATCGGTGACATCTACAGCATTAAAGAACGGGCAAAGACACAAGGGCTGCTTAGTTCGGTATGGGGGATCTCCTCTCTGGTTGGACCGCTGCTCGGCGGCTATGTTGTAGATTACTTAAGCTGGCGCTGGGTGTTTGTGTTTAATCTGCCTTTTGGCCTGTTATCGATTATATTTATTTCCCGCTATCTGAAGGAAGAACGGGTAAGACGCAAGACGAAGATTGATGTAGCCGGTGTGCTGCTGTTTGCGGCAGGGATGGGCGCTCTGCTCTTCGGACTGACGACAGGAGGGCAGAATCTGCCCTGGACATCTCCGCTGCTGCTGGCGATATTGGGGGCGGCAATTCTGCTGCTGGTAGTATTTCTGTTTGTGGAGCACCGTGCTCCTGAACCGATGCTGCCGCTCACGCTGTTCTCCGTTCGTAATATTGCTGTATCCACCGGGGCCAATCTGCTGGTCAGTACCTTGATCATTGGCTTGTCCACCTATGTACCGCTGTGGGTACAAGGAGTGTTCGGAAAAAGTGCAGCCCTCTCAGGCCTGCTGCTCGCGCCGATGTCTGTAGGCTGGATGTTGGGCTCCATTGCCGGAGGACGGATGATCCTGCGCTCCGGCTCCCGCCGGACGGGCATGCTTGGACTGTTGCTGATTTCCATAGGGGCCATCGGCCTTGCGTTTATGAACGGGGATTCATCACAGTTGCTGCTTTTATGTCTTATGCTCTTCTGCGGAGTCGGGTTTGGCTATGCCTCTACCGTCTTTACCATTATCGCCCAGTCCTCTGTGGAGCATGAGCAGCGCGGGGCCTCAACGGCACTCAATACGTTCACCCGTTCACTCGGGCAGACGGTTGGGGTAGCAATTTTCGGTTCCTGGCTCAACCTTACAGTTGACAGACGGCTGGCGGAACAGCCCGGCAGTGCAGTTACAGGGGATGACATCAATACACTGCTTAATCCGCATGGCGGCAGCACACTGACCGGGGAGGCCTGGAGCAGTCTGCATGGTGCGCTGGAAGGCGGCCTGCATTCACTTTTTATAGTGATGGCGGTATTCGCAGTCTTGTCCCTGATTATTTCTTCGGGTCTGCGGAGTGGTGTTCCTTCCATTGCAGAGGAGAATCCGGCGCTTAAGAAGGCTTAG
- a CDS encoding MarR family winged helix-turn-helix transcriptional regulator: MIQSYERDTQLTLHLYRVFAKSFKSINEHAVTGSKIEGFNPTAFAVMEVLYYKGPQPIQQIGAKLLLQSGNVTYVIDKLEERGYLQRKPCANDRRVIFAELTSEGEHLMNEMYPKYSERLHLAFSGLSDEEKEQMITLLKKMGLQAEKLSPLPRK; this comes from the coding sequence ATGATACAATCCTATGAACGCGATACTCAACTGACATTGCATTTGTACCGGGTTTTTGCCAAGTCTTTCAAGAGCATCAACGAGCATGCCGTTACCGGAAGCAAGATTGAAGGTTTCAATCCCACAGCTTTTGCTGTTATGGAGGTCCTCTACTATAAGGGACCGCAACCCATTCAGCAGATCGGCGCCAAACTGCTCTTGCAGAGCGGTAATGTTACTTACGTGATCGACAAGCTCGAGGAACGCGGCTACCTGCAGCGCAAGCCTTGCGCAAACGACCGCCGGGTTATTTTCGCCGAGCTGACTTCAGAAGGCGAACATCTGATGAACGAAATGTATCCGAAGTATTCGGAGCGCCTGCACCTCGCTTTCAGTGGCCTGAGTGATGAAGAGAAGGAACAGATGATTACTCTTTTGAAGAAGATGGGTCTCCAGGCTGAGAAACTCTCCCCGCTCCCACGCAAATAG
- a CDS encoding ABC transporter ATP-binding protein, with amino-acid sequence MKETEFEDDSAEGFKAEGEWEEEDIVLDVSIEEAGYEAGDKRISDVSFQVRRGQLLGLIGPNGAGKSTTIKTLLGLLKYAKAKVIIGGESQSYAYVPEQPVFYEDLTLWEHLDLAAAAYGLSYETFVATAEKLLVQFGMGNVRDDLPAGFSKGMKQKMMLMLGFLVQPDVYIVDEPFIGLDPRATKDFLRLLEAERKRGAGVLMSTHVLDTAEKICDSFVLISSGEVTATGTLEEIRDIAGLPEGSLFDCFDELT; translated from the coding sequence ATGAAAGAGACAGAGTTTGAAGATGATTCTGCAGAGGGGTTCAAAGCTGAGGGCGAATGGGAAGAGGAAGATATTGTGCTCGATGTTTCCATTGAGGAAGCTGGTTACGAAGCGGGCGACAAACGGATTTCAGATGTTTCTTTCCAGGTGCGGCGCGGCCAGCTGCTGGGATTGATCGGACCAAACGGAGCAGGGAAAAGCACCACCATCAAGACGCTGCTCGGCTTGTTGAAATATGCCAAGGCTAAAGTGATTATCGGCGGAGAGAGTCAATCGTATGCATACGTGCCGGAACAGCCGGTATTTTACGAGGACCTGACACTGTGGGAGCATCTCGATTTGGCAGCTGCTGCCTATGGTTTGAGCTATGAAACCTTTGTGGCCACCGCCGAGAAGCTTCTGGTGCAGTTCGGTATGGGAAATGTGCGGGATGACCTGCCTGCAGGCTTCTCCAAAGGTATGAAGCAAAAGATGATGCTGATGCTTGGCTTCCTGGTCCAGCCCGATGTCTACATTGTGGACGAGCCGTTTATCGGGCTTGACCCCCGTGCCACGAAGGATTTCCTGCGTCTCCTGGAGGCCGAGCGGAAGCGCGGTGCGGGCGTTCTGATGTCCACGCATGTACTGGATACTGCGGAGAAAATCTGCGACAGCTTCGTGCTGATCTCCAGCGGGGAAGTAACAGCAACAGGCACTTTGGAGGAAATCCGCGACATTGCCGGATTGCCGGAGGGGTCGTTGTTTGATTGCTTCGACGAATTGACATGA
- a CDS encoding ABC transporter permease yields the protein MLRRIDMSSQEQAVLNPKTSGKKAGYAFPTAPQLFRRRLISHWREQSAIIRTAADWTVLLYLVIPGGLLGGRFYFGFWSGEMPTWTTATPFMLLPLLLAALIATGGMVLLLQEGDSLFLRQRQNWIRSIMLRGLLYSLTVTALKMAAVFAILLPFIVRGYGLSGAAAASLLAMTITCSWCVKLLGHLVKVQRQGFRRWLWLIPAVTVPCAAYVRAAIYWDSQPLLLLAAAAVYGAVVVWAIRFRLRLHATFMSDVREDYKQRMRIAGLLLRGVLDKPRPTRYKPWIFRKSQPLLASKQPESRFAAAGIKALVRNPAHLKLYFAFMGVSMIAIFIVPGVLKWGLLIILALLMAYWLTSFWLLFAGDDYIGILPFTKAQKADAGSAAIPILLVPFTVICSGVVCIPLYGWWGLLLFIPLGYLIGVFIARMFSTMRFQR from the coding sequence TTGCTTCGACGAATTGACATGAGCAGTCAGGAACAGGCTGTTCTTAACCCTAAAACTTCCGGCAAAAAAGCCGGGTATGCTTTTCCTACGGCTCCGCAGCTGTTCCGGCGGCGCCTGATCTCCCATTGGCGTGAGCAATCGGCGATTATCCGTACGGCGGCCGACTGGACGGTCCTGCTCTACCTCGTTATTCCCGGCGGCCTGCTGGGCGGACGGTTCTATTTCGGGTTCTGGAGCGGGGAAATGCCAACATGGACGACCGCGACCCCCTTTATGCTGCTTCCGCTGCTGCTGGCGGCTCTAATTGCTACCGGAGGTATGGTGCTGCTGCTCCAGGAAGGGGATTCGTTGTTTCTCAGGCAGCGGCAAAACTGGATCAGAAGCATTATGCTGCGGGGGCTTCTGTATAGTCTTACCGTAACTGCCCTCAAGATGGCTGCGGTATTTGCTATTCTGCTGCCCTTCATCGTCCGGGGGTACGGACTCAGCGGGGCAGCTGCCGCATCGCTTCTTGCAATGACCATAACCTGTAGCTGGTGCGTCAAACTGCTGGGACACCTTGTTAAAGTACAGCGCCAGGGCTTCCGCCGCTGGCTGTGGCTCATTCCGGCCGTGACTGTCCCCTGTGCCGCTTATGTCAGGGCTGCTATTTATTGGGACAGCCAGCCCTTGCTGCTGCTGGCAGCCGCTGCCGTATATGGTGCTGTGGTTGTATGGGCCATACGCTTCCGCTTGCGGCTGCACGCAACCTTTATGAGCGATGTGCGGGAAGACTACAAGCAGCGGATGAGAATTGCCGGTTTATTGCTGCGCGGCGTGCTTGATAAACCGCGCCCCACACGCTATAAACCATGGATTTTCCGCAAATCACAACCGCTCCTGGCTTCGAAGCAGCCGGAGAGCCGCTTCGCGGCGGCAGGCATTAAAGCACTTGTGCGCAATCCGGCACACCTGAAGCTCTATTTTGCGTTCATGGGCGTTTCCATGATAGCTATTTTTATCGTTCCAGGGGTTTTGAAATGGGGGTTGCTCATTATTCTGGCGTTATTAATGGCCTACTGGCTGACTTCTTTCTGGTTATTGTTTGCAGGGGACGACTATATCGGGATCCTGCCCTTTACCAAAGCTCAGAAAGCCGATGCCGGTTCCGCAGCAATACCGATTCTGCTAGTTCCTTTTACAGTGATCTGTTCTGGCGTGGTTTGCATTCCTTTGTATGGATGGTGGGGGCTGCTGCTGTTTATTCCACTCGGATATTTAATCGGGGTTTTCATTGCCAGAATGTTCAGCACGATGCGGTTTCAGAGATAG
- a CDS encoding NAD(P)/FAD-dependent oxidoreductase: MSNYDVIVIGGGPSGLMASVAAAEHGASVLLIDKGAKLGRKLGISGGGRCNVTNVKETSELIAHIPGNGRFLYSAFDHFNNRDIVDFFENLGIALKEEDNGRMFPVSDKASSVVSALIGKVRSLGVQIMTDSPVQEVLYGDGKVEGIRLKSGKGVAAGAVVIATGGKSVPQTGSTGDGYPWAITAGHTITELFPTEVPIVSREEWIKSGELQGLSLRDVTLSVWNPKGKRVISHRGDMIFTHFGLSGPIALRCSQFLRQVQRKSGTDTVELSIDLFPDHHPQEVESQLQNKLELEPKKAIRNSLKGLIPERLIPLLLAKAGVDGDITGHHLPKSALQALAALLKRMPVYVHGTRSLAEAFVTGGGVNLKEIDPKTMESKLMQGLYFCGEVLDIHGYTGGYNITAAFSTGYTAGKHAAGQH, from the coding sequence ATGAGCAACTATGATGTAATCGTCATTGGGGGCGGCCCCTCCGGACTGATGGCCAGCGTGGCCGCTGCGGAGCACGGCGCCTCCGTATTATTGATTGATAAAGGGGCTAAGCTGGGCCGGAAGCTGGGAATCTCGGGCGGCGGGCGCTGCAATGTAACCAACGTCAAGGAAACCTCCGAGCTTATTGCCCATATCCCGGGCAACGGCCGCTTTTTATACAGCGCGTTTGATCATTTTAATAATCGCGATATTGTCGATTTCTTTGAAAATTTGGGCATCGCCCTGAAAGAGGAAGACAACGGGCGGATGTTTCCCGTGTCGGACAAGGCCTCCAGCGTCGTTTCCGCTCTAATCGGCAAAGTTCGCAGCCTGGGTGTGCAGATTATGACAGATAGCCCGGTGCAGGAGGTCCTGTACGGAGACGGTAAAGTAGAAGGAATCCGCCTGAAATCAGGCAAGGGGGTTGCCGCTGGCGCTGTCGTAATCGCCACGGGAGGCAAATCTGTACCTCAGACCGGTTCCACCGGGGATGGCTATCCTTGGGCGATCACCGCCGGACATACAATTACGGAGCTGTTCCCGACGGAAGTCCCCATTGTTTCTAGGGAGGAATGGATCAAGTCAGGGGAACTTCAGGGGTTGTCCCTGCGGGATGTGACGCTGAGTGTCTGGAATCCCAAAGGCAAGAGGGTGATCTCCCACCGGGGAGATATGATCTTCACTCACTTCGGGCTGTCCGGCCCGATTGCGCTGCGGTGCAGCCAGTTCCTGCGCCAGGTCCAGCGCAAATCCGGAACGGACACAGTTGAGCTGTCCATCGACCTTTTTCCCGACCATCACCCGCAGGAGGTGGAGTCCCAGCTGCAGAACAAGCTGGAATTGGAGCCTAAGAAGGCCATCCGCAATTCCTTGAAAGGTTTGATTCCGGAGCGCCTCATTCCGCTGCTGCTGGCCAAAGCCGGGGTGGACGGAGACATCACCGGCCATCATCTTCCCAAAAGCGCCTTGCAAGCGCTGGCCGCCCTTCTGAAACGGATGCCGGTCTATGTTCACGGCACCCGGTCTCTGGCTGAAGCTTTTGTTACCGGCGGAGGTGTCAATCTGAAGGAAATCGATCCCAAGACGATGGAGTCTAAACTTATGCAGGGACTTTATTTTTGCGGTGAGGTGCTGGATATTCACGGCTATACCGGCGGCTACAATATTACCGCTGCTTTCTCCACAGGTTACACAGCAGGCAAACATGCAGCTGGACAGCATTAG
- a CDS encoding two-component system sensor histidine kinase NtrB: MNLAILPAYIGILYGNFRSGISLAAFFMLCTALFSVPPGIGNMVVNTGVLMYPLLLGFVRPFKKGKIIQKIGMLWAILAPSMLFIVLMPKMNGKNIYETLSADTFLVTVYLFITVMLGGLFIFCIETAWDRLQIKEQMKGISEKFKLESEKLQQITDAVQLNIMSMDDSGYVTELNEFMLKLIHRHYPELTRETIMSQPAGQLFRKYIDEQTYSRLENIVRSKQRTNAKITCATSTYQIYTEPLLRDSGIPGGVVMIVQDLTEEAKLRSELDNVERLTLVGQMAAGITHEIRNPMAVVRGFLQLMREKSPGELDSYYQIVMDELDRANAIINDFLSLAQTRVSDKEMVQLHLIVEELSPLIWADANLRGQSIELRLNPSLPLLMLNVREIKQLVLNLARNGMEAMDPKGVLTLETRVNEDRVELMIKDTGGGISTSQIENLFVPFFTTKNHGTGLGLSLCLSIAERHNGKIAVESQEGVGTVFTVSFPFEKEESAATTRLLK, from the coding sequence TTGAACTTGGCTATATTGCCCGCTTATATCGGTATATTATATGGGAATTTCCGCTCCGGGATAAGTCTGGCTGCTTTTTTTATGCTCTGCACGGCACTGTTTTCGGTGCCACCGGGAATCGGCAATATGGTAGTTAATACTGGGGTTCTTATGTATCCGCTATTGCTTGGCTTTGTCCGGCCTTTTAAGAAGGGAAAGATTATTCAGAAGATAGGCATGCTATGGGCTATTCTGGCCCCCAGCATGCTCTTTATTGTGCTCATGCCCAAAATGAACGGCAAGAATATATATGAAACCCTTTCGGCAGACACCTTTCTGGTAACGGTATATCTGTTTATTACCGTTATGCTCGGCGGATTATTTATATTTTGTATCGAAACCGCTTGGGATAGGCTTCAAATCAAGGAGCAGATGAAGGGAATCTCCGAGAAATTCAAGCTGGAATCAGAGAAGCTTCAGCAAATTACCGACGCAGTACAGCTGAATATTATGTCGATGGATGACAGCGGGTATGTGACAGAACTTAACGAATTTATGCTCAAGCTGATTCATCGCCATTATCCTGAACTGACAAGGGAGACTATAATGTCCCAGCCTGCAGGCCAGCTTTTCAGAAAATATATTGACGAGCAGACCTATTCCCGGCTGGAGAACATCGTCCGCAGCAAACAGCGCACCAATGCCAAAATTACATGTGCAACGAGTACATATCAAATTTATACGGAGCCTCTGCTGCGGGATTCCGGAATTCCTGGCGGCGTTGTGATGATCGTTCAGGATCTGACCGAGGAGGCGAAGCTCCGCAGCGAGCTTGATAATGTAGAGCGGCTAACGCTGGTTGGACAGATGGCTGCAGGCATTACGCATGAGATCCGCAATCCCATGGCAGTCGTTCGCGGATTTCTCCAGCTTATGAGAGAGAAGAGTCCGGGAGAGCTGGATTCATACTACCAGATCGTGATGGATGAGCTAGACCGGGCCAACGCCATCATCAATGACTTTCTGTCACTTGCACAGACCCGTGTATCGGATAAAGAAATGGTGCAGCTTCATCTTATAGTAGAAGAGCTGAGTCCTTTGATCTGGGCGGATGCCAATCTCCGGGGTCAGAGCATTGAACTCCGGCTAAACCCGTCATTGCCTCTGCTGATGCTGAATGTCAGGGAGATTAAGCAGCTTGTCCTTAATCTGGCGCGCAACGGGATGGAGGCCATGGACCCGAAGGGGGTGTTGACCTTGGAGACACGTGTGAATGAGGATAGAGTTGAGCTGATGATTAAGGACACTGGAGGCGGAATTTCAACAAGCCAGATTGAGAATTTATTTGTCCCCTTCTTCACAACAAAAAATCATGGAACCGGGCTCGGGTTGTCGCTTTGTCTGAGTATTGCCGAGCGGCATAACGGAAAGATTGCGGTTGAATCGCAGGAGGGTGTGGGCACAGTGTTCACCGTATCCTTTCCTTTTGAGAAGGAAGAAAGTGCAGCAACGACTAGGCTGCTGAAGTGA
- a CDS encoding BrxA/BrxB family bacilliredoxin: MSMSFNQYMRDSIQPMRDDLTSIGFQELLTPEEVETTLPTAKGTSLVVVNSVCGCAAGQCRPGVAQALQNEILPDHLFTVFAGQEKEATAKAREYFAPYPPSSPSIALMKDGELVHFIERHGVEDRSAAEIAAELKEVFNRLCQ, from the coding sequence ATGTCCATGTCATTTAATCAATATATGAGAGATTCAATTCAGCCTATGCGTGATGACCTGACAAGTATCGGGTTCCAGGAGTTATTGACTCCAGAAGAGGTGGAAACCACTCTTCCAACCGCAAAGGGGACGTCGCTCGTTGTCGTCAATTCTGTATGCGGCTGTGCAGCCGGCCAATGCCGTCCTGGTGTAGCCCAAGCTTTGCAGAACGAAATTCTGCCGGATCATCTGTTCACCGTGTTCGCCGGACAGGAGAAGGAAGCCACTGCTAAAGCACGTGAATACTTCGCTCCATATCCGCCTTCTTCACCATCTATCGCTTTGATGAAGGATGGAGAGCTTGTTCATTTTATTGAGCGTCATGGGGTAGAAGACCGTTCAGCTGCCGAAATTGCTGCTGAATTGAAGGAAGTATTCAACCGTTTGTGCCAGTAA